Genomic segment of Acetomicrobium thermoterrenum DSM 13490:
ATTTTACCATACCCATGTAAGGTATATCAAGCCAGACAAATCAAATGTCTACCATCTCATTTCAGCACCAAAAGATTAGTCCAAAGATCTACAAAAGTTCTCAACTTCAGCCATAAATAGGCTCAGCACGAGATTTTTTTCGCCCTTATAACTATAAAAGACCCTTCGCCATACCCCTCTTTGACCGACTCTGGTCCCTGAATCTCGGAAAGGTCTCGAAATATGGCTCCGTAGGGGCAAACTGTGACACATGCACCACACTGGTTGCAGAGAGTTTGGTCTATGATTGCTTTGCCATCTTCCACTTTTATGGCTCCTGTGGGGCATGTCTTAGCGCATACCCCGCAACCTTGACATATATTGGGATTTACAGCATATGCCAATTTATTGCCCCCGCAATTCCTCTTATGCTTCGTGATGCCCGTTACAAGCAGTGTCTGCACTATGTTCCTTGCCATGATGACAAGAGTTGGAACTTCCGGAAAGATTGCCCTTTATAAATGCTTCGAGCGCGCTATCTACGCTCATGGGATCGCACGTTTGAACCGTTATGCCGAAAGAGGCAAACAAATCTCTTGCCCTTGGCCCCATATCTCCTGCTATCACTATATCCACATCAAGATCCTTCATCCATCTGGGCAGCACTCCCGGTGCATGTCCAGGATTAGTGTAAATCTCTTCTTTTACAACCTTGCTTCCATCGATCTCAACGAGTCTAAATTCTGGAGCGTGGCCGAAATGGGGACAAACAACACCCCTATCAGCAGCAATCATCACTTTCATGACATCATCTCCTCTTTCTATTGATTTCTACCATTGTAACAATGGCATCCCACATTCGCTCTATTTCGTCTTTTATATTTCCTCTATCGACCTCTACCACCGGCACTCCTCGCGATATAGCTTCAACAAAAACCTCGTCGAAGGGAAGTTTACCGATCAATTCTATGCCTCGCTGATTACAGTATCTTTCGATCTCGCGGCCTATTTCCTCGTTTAAGTCGTATTTGTTTATGCAGACTGCAGCCGGAACGCGGAAGTGTTTGCAAACTCCCGCCACGCGTTCCAAATCGTAGACCCCTGACACAGTGGGTTCAGCTACCAATAAAGCCATGGTAGCTCCTGAAAGGGACGATATTACCGGGCAACCTATACCTGGCGGCCCA
This window contains:
- a CDS encoding indolepyruvate ferredoxin oxidoreductase subunit alpha, which produces MAYAVNPNICQGCGVCAKTCPTGAIKVEDGKAIIDQTLCNQCGACVTVCPYGAIFRDLSEIQGPESVKEGYGEGSFIVIRAKKISC
- a CDS encoding NifB/NifX family molybdenum-iron cluster-binding protein; this encodes MKVMIAADRGVVCPHFGHAPEFRLVEIDGSKVVKEEIYTNPGHAPGVLPRWMKDLDVDIVIAGDMGPRARDLFASFGITVQTCDPMSVDSALEAFIKGNLSGSSNSCHHGKEHSADTACNGHHEA